From the Candidatus Methylomirabilota bacterium genome, the window GACCGGCGTCAGGCCGTGCCGCCGCTCGACCTCGACGCGCTCGGCCCGGTACTCGGCCACGTGAATGTGAAACGGGACCCCCGCCGCCTCGGCGATCTCGGCGCCGGCCCGGATCATCTCGGGGGAGGCGCCGTGGAGGCTGTGCGGGGCGGGCTGCACCGTGACCGTCGAGTCCCCGGCGCAGGCCGCCATCAGCGCGCGGCAGCGGGCCGCCGCGTCGGCCGGCGTCTCGCGGTACTCGGGTGGCGCCCCCGTCCAGTCGTAGAACGCGCGGGCCAGGACCAGCCGGATCCCGACCCGCCGGGCGGCGTGGATCACCGCCTCCGCGTTCGCATTGCCGCCGGCCTGGATGTAGAAGAAGTCCACGACGGTCGTGATCCCGTGCCGGAGCATCTCGGCGAAGGCGAAGGCGGCGCCGATCTCGATCCCCCGCGCGTCGAGCCGCCGCGAGAAGGGGTAGAGCACGCGGTCCCGCCAGCTCATGAAGTCGAGATCGTCGCCGAGCCCCCGCAGGAGCGACTGGAACGAATGAGCGTGGGCGTTGACGCCGCCCGGCAGGAGGACCCTCCCGGGAAGCGCCACGGCGGTGGTCCGGGTCTCGGGGGCCACGGCCGCGCGCGGCCCGGCGGCGGCGATGCGCCCGTCGGCGATCGCAACCGCCCAGTCCGGGTGAAAGGCGCCCCCGCTGTAGCAGAGCTCCGGAACGAGGATCAGCGAGTCAGCGGGAGGCCTCGCGGCCGCCGGGGTCACGTGAGGCCGGGAATCTGGAGCCCGTGACGCCGCGCGGCGGCCACCGCCTCCGGATACCCGGCGTCCGCGTGGCGGACGATGCCGGTCCCGGGGTCGGTCGTCAGCACGCGCTCGAGCCGGGCCGCCGTGGCCGGCGAGCCGTCGGCCACCACGACCATGCCCGCGTGGAGCGCGTAGCCGATGCCCACGCCCCCGCCGTGATGCACGGAGATCCAGTGCGCCCCGGCCACGGCGTTCAGGAGCGCGTTGAGGACCGGCCAGTCGGCGATCGCGTCGGACCCGTCCCGCATCGCCTCGGTCTCCCGGTAGGGCGAAGCGACCGAGCCCGCGTCGAGATGGTCCCGGCCGATCACGATCGGCGCCTTCACGCGGCCCGAAGCCACCAGCTCGTTGAAGATCGCGCCGGCGCGGGCCCGCTCCCCGTAGCCGAGCCAGCAGATCCGCGCGGGCAGACCCTGGTAGGCGACGCGCTCGCCGGCCAGGCGAAGCCAGCGGGTGAGGTGCGGGTCGTCAGAAAAGGCCTCGATGAGCGCCCGGTCGGTGACCGCGATGTCGTCAGGCTCCCCCGAGAGGGCGACCCAGCGGAACGGGCCTTTGCCTTCGCAGAACAGCGGGCGGATGAAGGCCGGGACGAACCCCGGAAAGGCGTAGGCATCATGCACCCCCGCCTGGAAGGCCTCGGTCCGGATGTTGTTCCCGTAGTCGAAGACCACCGCGCCGGCCCGCTGAAAGTCGAGCATCGCCTGGACGTGGATCGCCACCGACGCCCGGGCCCGGCGGAGATATTCCTCGGGATCCCGGGCTCGCAGGTCGCGGGCCGCGTCGACCGAGAGCCCGCGCGGCACGTAGCCCGTGAGGAGGTCGTGGGCGGCGGTCTGGTCGGTGACGATCGGCGGGGTGATTCCGCGACGCACCAGCTCGGGGTAGACGTCGGCCGCGTTCCCGCAGAGCCCGATGGAGCGCGCCTCGCGCCTCATGCAGGCCGCGTCCACTTCCCGGAGCGCGCCGTCGAGGTCATCGACGGCCGTGTCGAGGTAGCGCGTCTTCAGACGCCGCTCGATCCGCTCCGGGTCGACCTCGACGCACAGCGCGACCCCGTCGTTCAGGGTGATGGCCAGGGGCTGGGCGCCGCCCATCCCCCCGAGGCCCGCCGTCAGGACCCATCGGCCCCGGAGCGAGCCGCCGAAGTGCTTCCGGGCGCACGCCCCGAACGTCTCGTAGGTGCCCTGGAGGATGCCCTGGGTCCCGATGTAGATCCACGAGCCCGCGGTCATCTGCCCGTACATCGTGAGCCCCAGGGCCTCGAGCCGCCGGAACTCGTCCCAGGTGGCCCAGGCCGGAACCAGCAGCGCGTTGGCGATGAGGACGCGGGGGGCGTCCTCGGTCGTGCGGAAGATCCCGACGGGTTTGCCCGACTGTACCAGGAGGGTCTCGTCGTCGCCCAGCGTGGTGAGACAGCTGACCAGCCGGTCGAATGCCTCCCAGCTCCGGGCGGCCTTCCCCGCTCCCCCGTAGACGACGAGATCCTCGGGGCGCTCGGCCACCTCGGGGTCGAGGTTGTTCATGAGCATCCGGAGGGCCGCCTCCTGCGGCCAGCTCCGGCACGTCAGGCGGGTTCCCCGGGCAGCCCGGATCGGTCCGCGCGTGGCCATGGGCGCTCCTTCGCGTGCGGGCGCGGGGTCGGTGAGGCGCGGGGCGGGTCGGGCGGCGCGCCGCCCCGGGATCAGCGCCGGCGACGGGCTCCGCCGCGGCCGTTTCCGGCCGGACGACCCGCGAGGCGCTTGATGAACGTGTCGACCGGAATGGCCGCCATCGTCATCATCTGCACCGAGCCCCGCGCGCCGAGCTCCATTGAGACCTTCGCGATGGTCTCGTTGTCCGGCGCCTCCACGACGGTGACGAAGTCATACGGGCCGAGGACGGCGTACTGGGCGAGGACCTTGACGCCCATCCGCCCGACCTCCTCGTTGACCTTCCGGATCGACCCCGGCAGCTTCCGGATGACCTTCCGGCCGGTCTCCGACAGCGTCGACAGCATGATGTAGAGCGCCATCACCGACCCTCCTCTCGGGTGTGCGGAGCCTTATTGTACACCGGGTTGCGTGACCCCGCCATGTGATGAGACCGACCCGCGCGACGGCGATCCGGGAAGGAGTCGGCCTGGCGAGCCTGGTGAGCGCGTCCCTTGACAGGGATTCGACCCGCGTCCCAAGATAGCGCGACCGCTCCCTGAGGAGGGAACGCGTGGCGTCGACCGGCGGACGAACGGGCAGGTGGCCGGGCGGTGGCGAGCGAGGCGTGGGCCTCGTCGAGATCGCCATCTTGCTGGTCGTGCTCGCGATCGTGGGCTCTGTCCTGTACGCGTACCTCGGCTCGACGCAGAAGACGCTCGAGACGATCCAGAAGGAGCGCCCGCTCTCCCAGGCACGGCTCACGGCCGACCGCGCCACCCTGGCGGCCATCCGCAGCTCGCTCCAGATCTATTACGCCCAGAACGGGCAGTGGCCGGCGAGCAAGGATGCCGTGGCAGCGCTGCTGAGCCCGCCGCCGAACTTCCAGTGCGACGGGAACGACTACACCTACGATCCCGGCAGCGGGCAGGTCGGCCTCATGATCGACGACTCCTCCCGCTGCTAGGAGCCTGTCGGAGTAACCCCGGCGCCGACCACCGAGCGCGTGGTGCATCGAGGAGTGCTCCGAGCGGCGGCTTCGCCGCCGCAACCCCTCCTGGGGGAGGTTTGGGAGGGGGCCGTCGAGGCCCCCTCCCATCTACTAGACAATGGGAGGGGGCCTCCGCGGCCCCCTCCCAGACCCACCCCCAAGAGTCGGTTGCGCGGGCAAAGCCCGCGCTCGGAGCGGAACACCAACCGTGGACGGTTGGGCGAGCCGTTGCGCCTGGTTACCCCGACAGGCTCCTAGGGCCCTCGGAGCGGGGCTCCGCCACCGGTCGGGTAACCGCGTGGCGCGTGGTCAACCTTGCAGCCTCCTAGAGACCGGGGAGGCTCCCCAGTCCGAGCGCCGCCAGGCGCTCCCGCGTGGGGAGGCCGTTCGCGTCCCAGCCGCGGAGCGCGTAGTAGGCGTCGAGCATCGTGTCGAGCTCGTCCGGCGGGCAGTACATGCCGGCCGACGGGCCCTCCGGGATCGGCTCGTGCATCACCTTCCAGGGCAGCACGTCGTCCGGGCGCCGGACGCCTTCCCGCACGTTGAACAGCCGCTCGACGTTGACGATCCGCTCACCCACCCGCTCGAGCTCCGCCCCGTCCATGTCCCAGCCCGTCACGGCCGAGACCAGACCGGCGTAGGTCTCGTTGACGAACAGCCCGAAGCCCCGCTCCGAGGTGAAGCGGCACATGACCAGGCTGTCGTCGACGGCGGTGAAGTGCTGGCTCGCGATGGCGAAGGCCGGCTTGTCCGCCGTCGAGCGGCGGTCGAAGCCCGGGGCGTACTGGGGGGTCGGCCGCGTGTCGTGATGGCTCCCGCCGCGCGTCGCGGTCGCGTATCCGATCGACATGCCCTTGAGGGCCCGCGCCGAGTGGGCCGGCAGCTCGAGGCCCTTGACCGCGTAGATGAGGCGCTCGGCGTCCCGGCCGATCTCGGCCGCCAGGCGCCGGGACCCTTCGGCCAGACGGGCGCCGAAGCCCTCCCGGCGGGCCGTCTGCTCGATGAGCCGGATCATCCCGGCGTGATCGCCCCAGCCGAAGGGGACCCCCACCTCCTCGGGCCGTAGGAGCCCGCGCTCCAGGCACTCGGCGACGAAGGCGAGCGTCACCCCCATCGAGATGGAATCGAGCCCGAGGAGATCGCACAGGATGTTGGCCTGGATGAGGCTCGGCGCGTTGGTGTTCCCGAGCATGGAGCCGAAGGCGAAGAGCGTCTCGTACTCCGGCATCTTCCCGCGGACGCCGCCGTAGCCCGGCACGCCCTCGGGGACGGCGAACTGCTTGCCGCAGGCCACCGGGCACTTGAGGCACGTCGTGTCCCGGTCGTGGTAGTGCTCCTTGAGCGACCGGCCGTCGATGACGTCCGCCTGGGCGAAGACCTCGTGCTTCAGGTTGAAGGCGCCCAGCCCGCCGAGGGCGTTGATCGGGCCGGTGAGGAACGGGGTCCCGTAGATGGAGAGGTTGGCCGTGCCCTTCTTCATCGGCTCCCGCGTCTCGTCGATGAGCCGCTTGAGCCGCGGCGCATCCGCGACGGCCGTCTTCCGGCTGCCGGCCACGCCGATCGCCTTCAGGTTCTTGGCGCCGCAGACGGCGCCGATCCCCCCGCGCCCGGCGACGCCCTCGCGGTTCTTCCAGTAGTGGGCGAGGCAGGCGTACCGGACCCGGTTCTCCCCGGCCGGGCCGATGGCGAGCGCGTCGGTCTCGGCGCCCTCGGCCGCCTGGATCGCCTCGACCGTCTCCCGCGTGGTCCGCCCCCAGAGCGGGCGGGCATCCCGGAGCGTGGCGCCGCCTTCGCCGATCACGAGGTAGACGGGGTGCGGCGCGCGGCCGGTGATGAGCACCGCGTCGAATCCGGTGCGCTTCAGGGTCGCCGGGAAGCGACCCCCGAAGGTCGAGTCGAAGAACAGGCCCGTGAGCGGGGACTTGGTGGCGATGCAGGCCCGGCTGTTCCCCGGCACCAGGGTGTCGGTGATCGGCCCCACGGCGAGCGCGATCGCGTTGGCCGGGTCGGACGGGTCGACGCCGGCCGGCACCGCCTCCCACAGGAGGCGCGCGGCCAGGCCGTTCCCGCCCAGGAAGGCGCGCGCGGTCCCCTCTTCGAGGACGCGAATGTCGCTCGCCCCCGTAGTCAGATCGACGTGGAGGATGCGGCCTCCGTAACCCGTCATCGTGCTGGCCTCCCGTCCTGCTCGCCTTCGAAGACTAACCCACAGGAAGGCTCTTGACAATCCAACCGCACACTGTTACGAGATGCTTACCAGTTTGACCGTCGTACCGACCCCCCCTAACGTCCGAAACCCGCATGGAGGACGAACGACGATGGCGGAGCAACCCAATCGCCGCGATTTCCTGAAGAGCCTGGGCGTGACCATGGGCGGGGCCGCGGTGGGCGCGGCGGCTGCGCCGGTCGCCGGCCCCACGCTGGCCCAGGCCCAGACCCAGACCCCGCCCAAGGGCAACATCCCCGACAAGCCGTTCAAGGTCGGGCACATGACCTTCTTCACGGGCCCGGCGGCCGTCCTCGGGGAGCCCTCCTACAAGGGGCTGATGCTGGCCGTCGACGAGA encodes:
- a CDS encoding GYD domain-containing protein — protein: MALYIMLSTLSETGRKVIRKLPGSIRKVNEEVGRMGVKVLAQYAVLGPYDFVTVVEAPDNETIAKVSMELGARGSVQMMTMAAIPVDTFIKRLAGRPAGNGRGGARRRR
- a CDS encoding type II secretion system protein — protein: MGLVEIAILLVVLAIVGSVLYAYLGSTQKTLETIQKERPLSQARLTADRATLAAIRSSLQIYYAQNGQWPASKDAVAALLSPPPNFQCDGNDYTYDPGSGQVGLMIDDSSRC
- a CDS encoding amidohydrolase, which codes for MTPAAARPPADSLILVPELCYSGGAFHPDWAVAIADGRIAAAGPRAAVAPETRTTAVALPGRVLLPGGVNAHAHSFQSLLRGLGDDLDFMSWRDRVLYPFSRRLDARGIEIGAAFAFAEMLRHGITTVVDFFYIQAGGNANAEAVIHAARRVGIRLVLARAFYDWTGAPPEYRETPADAAARCRALMAACAGDSTVTVQPAPHSLHGASPEMIRAGAEIAEAAGVPFHIHVAEYRAERVEVERRHGLTPVRYLDTLGVLGPRTIAVHCVWLDEGELRLMAERGARVAYCPSSNMILGDGVTKLREMRALGIPVALGTDGGCTNNRLSVFEEMRMAALLQKVTHLDGTVFTAEEAFRLGTAGGGEVLGLPLGEVAPGQLADLVALDLGHPSLHPPTRLLKSVVYALSPQAITDVWVHGAPVVRQGRLATADEGALLASVRDLTRDWRA
- the hutU gene encoding urocanate hydratase; the encoded protein is MATRGPIRAARGTRLTCRSWPQEAALRMLMNNLDPEVAERPEDLVVYGGAGKAARSWEAFDRLVSCLTTLGDDETLLVQSGKPVGIFRTTEDAPRVLIANALLVPAWATWDEFRRLEALGLTMYGQMTAGSWIYIGTQGILQGTYETFGACARKHFGGSLRGRWVLTAGLGGMGGAQPLAITLNDGVALCVEVDPERIERRLKTRYLDTAVDDLDGALREVDAACMRREARSIGLCGNAADVYPELVRRGITPPIVTDQTAAHDLLTGYVPRGLSVDAARDLRARDPEEYLRRARASVAIHVQAMLDFQRAGAVVFDYGNNIRTEAFQAGVHDAYAFPGFVPAFIRPLFCEGKGPFRWVALSGEPDDIAVTDRALIEAFSDDPHLTRWLRLAGERVAYQGLPARICWLGYGERARAGAIFNELVASGRVKAPIVIGRDHLDAGSVASPYRETEAMRDGSDAIADWPVLNALLNAVAGAHWISVHHGGGVGIGYALHAGMVVVADGSPATAARLERVLTTDPGTGIVRHADAGYPEAVAAARRHGLQIPGLT
- a CDS encoding aldehyde ferredoxin oxidoreductase family protein, translating into MTGYGGRILHVDLTTGASDIRVLEEGTARAFLGGNGLAARLLWEAVPAGVDPSDPANAIALAVGPITDTLVPGNSRACIATKSPLTGLFFDSTFGGRFPATLKRTGFDAVLITGRAPHPVYLVIGEGGATLRDARPLWGRTTRETVEAIQAAEGAETDALAIGPAGENRVRYACLAHYWKNREGVAGRGGIGAVCGAKNLKAIGVAGSRKTAVADAPRLKRLIDETREPMKKGTANLSIYGTPFLTGPINALGGLGAFNLKHEVFAQADVIDGRSLKEHYHDRDTTCLKCPVACGKQFAVPEGVPGYGGVRGKMPEYETLFAFGSMLGNTNAPSLIQANILCDLLGLDSISMGVTLAFVAECLERGLLRPEEVGVPFGWGDHAGMIRLIEQTARREGFGARLAEGSRRLAAEIGRDAERLIYAVKGLELPAHSARALKGMSIGYATATRGGSHHDTRPTPQYAPGFDRRSTADKPAFAIASQHFTAVDDSLVMCRFTSERGFGLFVNETYAGLVSAVTGWDMDGAELERVGERIVNVERLFNVREGVRRPDDVLPWKVMHEPIPEGPSAGMYCPPDELDTMLDAYYALRGWDANGLPTRERLAALGLGSLPGL